A single genomic interval of Oncorhynchus tshawytscha isolate Ot180627B linkage group LG15, Otsh_v2.0, whole genome shotgun sequence harbors:
- the LOC112214451 gene encoding ubiquitin carboxyl-terminal hydrolase 15-like yields the protein MLWILFSVKNSSYSLPPYHPYNSYECSEGRQSEQAGLCGLSNLGNTCFMNSALQCLSNVPPLTEYFLKDKYNDELNEDNPLGMKLEIAKAYAEITKQSWSGKYSYVTPRPFKTQVGCFAPQFSGYQQQDSHELLAFLLDGLHEDLNRIRKKPYILLKDAEGRPDKVVAEKAWENHIKRNDSIIVDIFHGLFKSTLVCPVCTKVSVTFDPFCYLTLPLPMKKERTLEVYLVRLDPLAKPTQYKLTVPKVGYISDLCTSLSTPSGVPAEKMIVTDIYNHRFYRIFATNENLSSIMEKDDIYVFEVAVNRLEDTDHVVIPVHLREKYKQSGYNHTSTPLFGQPFLITVPRTLSEDKLYNMLLVHLCRFVHSVVEEDDTEETTPSSKQYTVNGNATNGILQEGSPRRDGD from the exons ATGTTATGGATCCTCTTCAGTGTGAAAAACTCTAGCTACAGCCTTCCGCCCTACCACCCGTATAACAGCTACGAGTGCTCCGAAGGCAGGCAGAGTGAGCAGGCTGGCCTGTGTGGTCTCTCCAACCTGGGAAACACCTGCTTCATGAACTCTGCTCTGCAG TGTTTAAGTAATGTTCCTCCTCTCACCGAGTATTTCCTGAAAGACAAGTACAACGATGAGTTGAACGAGGACAACCCTCTGGGAATGAAACTGGAGATCGCCAAGGCCTACGCTGAGATCACCAAGCAGTCGTGGTCTGGGAAGTACAGCTATGTCACACCACGGCCTTTCAAG ACCCAGGTGGGTTGTTTTGCTCCCCAGTTCTCAGGCTACCAGCAGCAGGACTCTCACGAGCTGCTGGCCTTCCTGTTGGACGGTCTACACGAGGACCTGAACCGTATCAGGAAGAAACCCTACATCCTCCTTAAAGATGCCGAGGGCAGGCCTGACAAG GTGGTGGCCGAGAAGGCATGGGAGAACCACATTAAGAGGAACGACTCCATCATCGTGGACATCTTCCACGGCCTCTTCAAGTCCACCCTGGTGTGCCCCGTCTGCACCAAGGTCTCAGTCACCTTTGATCCCTTCTGCTACCTGACCCTGCCGCTGCCCATGAAAAAGGAGCGCACACTGGAAGTCTACCTGGTCAGGCTGgaccccctggccaaacccacaCAG TATAAACTGACTGTGCCCAAGGTGGGCTACATATCAGACCTCTGTACCTCGCTCTCTACTCCATCTGGTGTTCCTGCTGAGAAA ATGATTGTAACAGATATCTACAACCATCGGTTCTATCGGATATTTGCCACCAATGAGAACCTCAGCAGCATCATGGAGAAGGATGACATCTATGT CTTTGAAGTGGCAGTGAACCGGCTAGAGGACACAGACCATGTGGTGATCCCAGTCCACCTTAGAGAAAAGTACAAGCAGTCAGGGTACAACCACACCTCCACTCCTCTGTTTGGCCAGCCCTTTCTCATCACCGTTCCCAGAACACTCAGCGAGGACAAGCTCTACAACATGTTGCTGGTACATCTctg TCGGTTTGTGCATTCTGTCGTTGAGGAGGACGACACTGAGGAGACAACCCCCTCTTCTAAACAATACACTGTCAATGGCAATGCTACTAATGGGATCCTGCAGGAGGGCTCGCCCAG GCGAGATGGAGACTGA